The sequence TCATCAGAGCCCGGCTCGTACGCCAGTGGGCCGACCTTGTCACCATGCGCCGCCACGCCCTCCGCACCCTCGGCACCACCGGCGACCCGGCCGCACCCAGCGTGGCCAAGCTCCTCTGGGGCGGCTGGCACCAGCGGCTCGGCGAACTGGCGGTGGAGGTGGGCGGCGAGGCGGGAGCCGTCGGCCCACGGCCTTGGTCGCCGACCCACCCGTACGAACTCACCACCGCACAGCACCTGTTCCTCTTCAGCCGGGCCGACACCATCTACGGCGGCTCCGACGAGATCCAGCGGAACATCATCGCCGAGCGGGTGCTCGGCCTACCGAGGGAGCCGAGATGAGAGGCGTCGTCTTCGACGGCACACGGACCGAGGTCGTCGACGACCTGGAGATACGCGCCCCGGGCCCCGGCGAGCTGCTGGTGGCGGTGGCCGCCGCCGGTCTCTGCCACAGCGACCTGTCGGTGATCGACGGCACGATCCCCTTCCCCGTCCCCGTCGTGCTCGGACACGAGGGCGCGGGCGTGGTGGAGGCGGTCGGCCCTGGCGTCAGTCACGTACGGCCGGGTGATCACGTCGCGCTCTCGACCCTCGCCAACTGCGGGACCTGCGCCCAGTGCGACCGGGGCAGGCCCACGATGTGCCGACGGGCGATCGGCCGTCCGGGGCGCCCGTTCTCCCGAGGCGGCAAGGAACTCTTCCAGTTCGCCTCCAACTCGGCTTTCGCGGAACGTACGTTGGTACGCGCCGTCCAGGCCGTGAAGATCCCCGCCGACCTGCCCCTCACCTCCGCCGCCCTGATCGGCTGCGGGGTCCTCACCGGCGTCGGGGCCGTACTGAACCGGGCGAAGGTCGACCGGGGCGACACCGTCGTGGTCATCGGCACCGGCGGCATCGGCCTCAACGTGCTCCAAGGCGCCCGGCTGGCAGGCGCGCTCACCGTCGTCGCCGTCGACAGCAACCCGGCGAAGGAGGCGGTGGCCCGCCAGTTCGGCGCCACGCACTTTTTGACGAGCACCGACGGCGTACGGGGCATCCTCCCCGACGGGGCCGACCACGCCTTCGAGTGCGTCGGCCGCACCGAACTGATCCGCCAGGCGATCGACCTGCTGGACCGGCACGGCCAGGCGATCCTGCTCGGCGTCCCGGCGGCGGACGCCGAGGCGTCGTTCACCGTCTCTTCGATGTACCTGGACAAGTCCATCCTCGGCTGCCGCTACGGCTCCTCACGCCCGCAGCGGGACATCGCCCTGTACGCGGACCTGTACCGCGAGGGCCGCCTGCTCCTGGACGAACTGGTCACCGAGACCTACCCCGTCGAGGACTTCGCCAAGGCCGCCGACGACGCCCACCACGGGCGGGTGGCGCGGGGGGTCCTGGTCTTCTGATCCCGCCGCCGGTCACCGGTTCAGCACGGGCGGTGGCCGCCGGCCCGCGCCTCGGCGGCCGTCTTCAGGTCGACCAGCCACGCATCCAGCCCTTGCTGGAGGATCTCGGTCGCGAAGGGGACGTTCGCGTCGACCTGTTCCCCGGTGTGGGTCTCCTCGGTGCGCACCAGGACTCCGCCACGCACCTTCGTGAAGCTCCACACGTGTACGCCGTCGATGTGCAGCCCTTCACCGACGGCGGGACCGGTCCAACGGATGCAGGAGTCGGGCTTCAGCTGCTTGACGGTGGATGTGATGTCCAGGCTGGTGGCGGGAGTCGCGGGGTTCGGCGGGATCGGGGTCGTCCACCGGAACGCCGAACCCGGGCGGAAGGGCCCGTGGTCCAGGCGGCCCACGCCCGTGACGTGGGCCTGCCAGGCGGGCCACCGCTCCACGTCCGTCTGGAGCTTCCAGACGGTGCTCAGCGGCGCGTCGATGACCACCTCGGCCCGGGCCCGGACCGGGGCCTTGGCGTCAACGCCCTGGCCTTGGCAGGTGAGGGGCGCCCCGGGGCGCGGGGCGGTGGTGGCCGCTGCGGCGGGCGCGGCGGCGGTGGCGAGGACCCCGGCGACGACGAGCGGGACGGTGAAGAGGGCGGCGGTACGGGCACGGGCACGGGACATGACGGCCTCCGTCGGCGAGCGTCGGTGAGTGCTTGGATCGTTCGTTATAAGTTGTAACGCAACGCGGGCTGAGGGGTCAACAGGTCTCGTGATACCGTCTAACGAAACTTTGAATAGGTAGCCCTGCGGCCGGAGAAGGTGGCACCCCATGGCGAAGCCCGGCGCCGAGTCCGGCCGCAAGCCCGACGCCGCGACCCCGCGCGAGCGCTACCGCGCCCAGGTGCGTACGGAGATCAAGGAACACGCCTGGGAGCAGATCGCCACGGCGGGCGCCTCCGCGCTCTCCCTCAACGCGATCGCCAAGCAGATGGGCGTGAGCGGCCCCGCGCTCTACCGCTACTTCGCCGGCCGGGACGAGCTGATCACCGAGCTCATCCGGGACGCGTACCGCAGCCTCGCCGACACCCTTCGTACGGCGGCCGCCGAAGGTGCCGACCTGTCAGGGCTGGCCCACGTGCTGCGCGGCTGGGCGCTGGAGGACCCGCACCGGTACTTCCTCCTCTACGGCACCCCGGTCCCCGGCTACCACGCGCCCGACGACACCACGGCCATCTCCTCCGAGATCATGGCGACCCTCCTCGACGCCTGCGTGCCGCTCACTCAGCAAGCCCAGGAGGCCCCGTTCGCCGCCCACCTGGCCAAGCACCGGGGGTGGGCCGGTGACCACCCCGCCCCGCCCGCCGCCCTGCACCTGGCCATGAGCTTCTGGACCCGGATGCACGGGGTCCTCTCCCTGGAGCTGGCGGGCCACTTCACCGGCATGCGCTTCGACCCGGAGCAGCTCTTCGCGGCGGAGCTGGAGAG is a genomic window of Streptomyces sp. SID8374 containing:
- a CDS encoding TetR/AcrR family transcriptional regulator, which gives rise to MAKPGAESGRKPDAATPRERYRAQVRTEIKEHAWEQIATAGASALSLNAIAKQMGVSGPALYRYFAGRDELITELIRDAYRSLADTLRTAAAEGADLSGLAHVLRGWALEDPHRYFLLYGTPVPGYHAPDDTTAISSEIMATLLDACVPLTQQAQEAPFAAHLAKHRGWAGDHPAPPAALHLAMSFWTRMHGVLSLELAGHFTGMRFDPEQLFAAELESLLP
- a CDS encoding SRPBCC family protein translates to MSRARARTAALFTVPLVVAGVLATAAAPAAAATTAPRPGAPLTCQGQGVDAKAPVRARAEVVIDAPLSTVWKLQTDVERWPAWQAHVTGVGRLDHGPFRPGSAFRWTTPIPPNPATPATSLDITSTVKQLKPDSCIRWTGPAVGEGLHIDGVHVWSFTKVRGGVLVRTEETHTGEQVDANVPFATEILQQGLDAWLVDLKTAAEARAGGHRPC
- a CDS encoding Zn-dependent alcohol dehydrogenase, with translation MRGVVFDGTRTEVVDDLEIRAPGPGELLVAVAAAGLCHSDLSVIDGTIPFPVPVVLGHEGAGVVEAVGPGVSHVRPGDHVALSTLANCGTCAQCDRGRPTMCRRAIGRPGRPFSRGGKELFQFASNSAFAERTLVRAVQAVKIPADLPLTSAALIGCGVLTGVGAVLNRAKVDRGDTVVVIGTGGIGLNVLQGARLAGALTVVAVDSNPAKEAVARQFGATHFLTSTDGVRGILPDGADHAFECVGRTELIRQAIDLLDRHGQAILLGVPAADAEASFTVSSMYLDKSILGCRYGSSRPQRDIALYADLYREGRLLLDELVTETYPVEDFAKAADDAHHGRVARGVLVF